A segment of the Macrobrachium nipponense isolate FS-2020 chromosome 4, ASM1510439v2, whole genome shotgun sequence genome:
GGCAGTCATCTGAATAAGAAAGGTGATTAAAGAATTATCCCTCAAAGGAAGTGGTGAAAGGTTATTTAAGGAGGAATTCTGCCTATAGTTTACTCTACAAATTACATGAAAGATAAGAAATAtgatttacatatgaaaatattgtaCATTGACTGTTACTTTATGGACTGGAGGATGAGATGGTGTGTGAGAGGTTTACCTCTTTACACCTTCCCAGCCTAATTGACATTCACACCCTTATTCAGGTTGGGATGGTTTTAATGAGCCTAGCTCATATGTCAAAATATTCTCTCTTCACCAGCTTGGGTGCATTACTCTAAAACATAAAGGGTCTGCAAAAGTTCAAATTCAAACATACAGTCACACTTAGGACTTTTGCTCTATTTGCAGAATTAAATCATGCTGCTaacaatatcattaatattaGATACATAATGATACTCAGCAACATTTAAAAACCAAAATGGAGTAAGATGATTATTTAATtgttaacaaaataaaacataacatTTGGAGGTTAATATGGTTGTTCCTGAAAAATACCTTGTGCACTATTAGTAATAGACTTAGATCATAAGGTCATGCAAGTATTTTACCTTGAAGTGGCAGTACAACGAATTATTCATGGTACCAGGATACTTAACAAGACGGCTGTGTGCCATTCATGGCATCATAAATACAAGTGCCAGAAGGCACCTTTTTTAGTACCTGCCATGTATGAGTATGTAAAATCGGCAATGGGGGAGCCTGAGGTTTACGAATTACTAGGAAAGATTATAGAGTCCAGAACTCAGGAATATTCAACTACATGGACAAAAAAAAGGGATATAAATGACTGATTTAAGCGTAAGTAATATCTGTGAAGGAAAATTTGCAATCAATATGCCAATGATTTTATTCAATAACCTCTGTAATAGCTATATTCAATCTTTAACACAAAGATCATCAAAATACACTGGTAGAGACTAATAGACATAGTACAAGTCAGTCAGAGATCTTGCCTCCTCTAGCAGGTACACCTGTCAATATCTAAGAATGTGGCACTGTGCAAAATGTGTCACTGGTGTGCTAGGAGCCTTATGGATCTGGGGCACACAATTCAAGATTTACTATACCTTTGACGGCATTACATGGGGTCTAACAATTTATAGGGCCAAAGCACTGGTACTGGCATTCTGCATAAGCAGAGTGTGAATCAAAGGCAAAGGTGCCTTGATAAAGCCTGAAGTAGCATAAAGAATAACTGTAAAAGAGAAGCAGAAATGTTATATGAGGCAATAATACAGGAAGATACCTGGTATCCTTCTCTGGATAGGGGGCCAGAGTTCTCAAGAAATATGGCACTGTGCCAAGGCATGAGTGCGAGAAGAGTTCATAGACTTTCTCAAGCTAACTGGAGCATCTATGCCTGTTACTATTCTTCCCTCTTAGTCCTCTCTGAGGCCGGTATTTCGACGGTGTTGAAAGATGTGAAAGAACCGAGTCATGGGAAGATATGTGAGTGCTATCTGCCCTGCCTGCTGCGGCAACTGGAGCAGAGGAAGGCCTTGCAAGCTTTGATATGAGCCATCGTACTTATTTGGGTTCATCATCAGTTGACATGTGGTAGAATCATGACTCAAGGGTCGATCTGCTGATGACTGGGAGGTAAACTGCAAGTCCCGCAATGCACAAAAGGCTATATAAATCTCTAAGACCTCACGTCCTCCCCTGACCAAGATGCTCTGCTTAGATTAGGGTTTAGTTGCCACTTCATATCTAAGCCAAGACCTCACAAGAAACGCCTTGAGATAGAGCTTCTGCTAGATTCCATTCAGTAGTTAGAGAGCCGCCGCATCATTAGGACCTCCAACGCCCTCCAGCCCCTCCTAATTGAAGAGGCCCTTTCTGAGCGGGGTACATATAGGGGTGGTATATGCTCCCATGAAATGAAGAAGGTGGCCAaggagttgaaagagaaagagggaatcaCACCACCCAGCAGGCAGACAAGACCACTGACTTTGTCCTCATAGAGACCGACGAGTATCACAAGAAACTTGATGGCATCCTGTCAAACTCCTTGAAGTTCAAACAGCTTTCCCACAACCCAACTGATGCTATCAAGCAGGATGCCAACAATATCATTAGTGCTGTCAATGCTTCAACTAATGCCGTGCATCTATCCCCAACTCCATCTAAGGAGACTTCGGATTAGGTTACCTATATGGTAATGTAAAGAATCATAAAGAGGGCAACCCCCTCCACCACCCTGTCATCAGCTAACCATATTCTGACCCCCTACATCCCTTGTAGCTATAGTCTTCGATCCCCTACATCCCTTGTAGCTATATGGCTTCCGAAACGCCTCAGTgatgtggttggtatggtgttggtgtctcACCTCGGtagtcacgggttcgattctcggccattctattgaggagtgagagatgtgtatttatggtgatagaagttcactctcgatgtggttcggaagtcacgtaaagccgccggtcccgttgctgaataaccactggttccatgcaatgtaaaagcaccatataaacaaacaaacaaacaagtattgGTTCTGttgatgtggaatctcttttTACAAATGTCCCCATTGAGGAAACTATAGACCTTATCCTTGACTGAGTCTATAGGGATGAATCAACCCCTCCCCTCAACATCCCAGAGCCATCACTGCGAGAACATTTTGACATCTGTACGAAAGAGGtccccttctccacccaccgaggacataTGTACAGGCAGAAAGGCGGCATAGTGATGTGATCCCCATTATGATTCTTATTCGCCAATTTCTACATGGGCACTGTCGAGGAATGAGACTTCGCCCGGATCCAGTGCCCCCAGAAATATGCCTGCTATAGTGACGACATCTTCGTTCAAGCAGATGAGGTTGAAGTCTTTTGTTGTGTGTTCCAGCAGTATAGAGTGGTGAATTATACAATAGAATTCAGCACCATCGATAGGCTCCCCTTTCTTGATGTAATTGTCTCGAAGACAGAAGACGGCCTCAAGACTTCTGTCTTTACgaagaaaactaatttaggaatgtgcccTAATGGCGAAAATGAGTGCCCTGCGAGATTCAAGATCACCATGGGCAGGGTTTACATATGACAGGCCCTGTCCCACTGCTCCACCTGACAGGACATACATCAAGAATTAGACAGAGCTTCCCAAGTACTTATAAACAACAGTTACTCTAATAAGCTCATTAACCATGAGATCAAGAAAGCTCTTGAGAAATGGTATAACAATTAAGATGTACCCAAAGAAGAGAAAGATACCATCATCTTATACTATAAGGTCTTTATGCACTTGAAATACCGGGAGGAGGAGAATGCCATTAAGAATATCGTGATGGAAAATGTCACTCCCActaaggaaagaaaaattcttagAGCTTTCTGTATATTACAAGAATAAAAGAACTTGGGATCTGATAATGCGTGTTGAATTTAGAAAGGTAGTTTTCTGCATATTTACTTGAGAGAAGTAAATAGCActgccattttctttcatacactcaggttccaatgttttttatgttttttgtttattaagtgttTCCTCCTGTTTTCTTACTTGAAGTGTATATTGAAGTACAAGTAATTTAGTATTTGGTATTTACTAGTCAACACATTTATGAGTATGAATTTAGCAACTAATTTTGCACAATGTACCTGTTATTATGTTTACTTAAGAGttaagttgttttaataaatttagaGTTCACAACACAAACATGGTGTTTCCTTGAGCCAGGCGCTCTCCTCAATTCATTTACCTTCCTGCACGATGTGGGCTTAAAGAAACCCCCATATTTTGGTGCCCAGACCCTGTGAACACTCCCTCTAAGAAGATAAGTAAGTTGTGCAGGGAAGATAATGGAGAAGTTAAAGAGGACAAGGATGACATGTCGAGGGTGGGTGACAAGAGCTTCCAAGGTTCTGAGTGACCTTCTGGAGTCCTCCACCACAACCATTAGTCAATTTGAGTACGCCATCAAGGAATACGACCAAAGACTAGCTAAGTTGGATGAAGTCCAAGAAGCAATAGAAATTGATGTAGCTGAAGAAGAACTAGAACAACTTTTGGATGAAGCCCATGAGTTTAGAACAAAAAGTGTGCAGCCTAGGATACAAGCTGAAGACCAGATAAGGaagttagcagcagcagcagcgggtcCTGGTTCTGTAAGTGGTCAGTCTTCATCTCAAGAATCAGATGTCACCAACGTCAAGTTACCCAAGCTGGAACTGCCAAAGTTTAGTGGTGAAGTGACCCAGTGGCAGTCCTTCTGGGATCAATATACTTCCCACATCGATGCAACAGACCTTCCAGTGATCAGTAAGTTCACCTATTTGCTGTCTTTGCTGGAGGGAGATGCCAAGAATGTAGTAAAGGGACTAGCCCATACCAGTGCTAATTACCCAGTTGCTTGCAATTTACTGAAGGAACGCTACTACAAGCCGGAAAGGATTATTTTTGCTCATGTCCAGGCATTGTTAAATGGTCAGGTCAACATTAATGTCAGCGGACCAAAGGGTGTAAGAACAGCTGTGGAAATTACGAGATGACATTGTAATACATATCCGCAGTTTGGAGGCGCTAGGCGTCACTGGTAAACAGTGTGAAGTGTTTCTTACACCTATCATCCTCTCTCGTTTGCCCAGTGAACTGCGGCTAGAGTGGGCCAGGGATGGTGATGGACATGAAAGTGATTTAGATTGGTTATTGACATTCTTAGACAAGGAAATTTCAAGATTAGAAAGGTCTGAAGCCTTTAAGGGAAAGAGTAgtagtgaggaaagaaattgaaagtaagAGTTCTAAAGACAAGGTGTACTCAGCCGCAGCCCTTCATGCTTCGTCCAAGCAAGAAAACACTATGTGCAGTTTCTGtggcaagaaacacaaatcagaAAACTGTTTTGGTGTTCTAGAATTGAGTGGAAAAGAGCGAGGTGAAAAAATTAGAAGTTTAGGCCTATGTTTCAAGTGTTTGAAGAGTGGACACTTGTCAAGAGAGTGTAAAGCTCGTACAAGGTGTAGAAAGTGTAACGTGCCCACTCTACCTTAATGTGTGGTGTTAGGCTGGAAATTAACctaaagaaggaagaaagtgaaGCAAAGGTAGGTGCTGTTGGTCAGTGACGCCTGGTGATGTGGCACTTCTGACAGGGCAAGGTGGTAACTGTACCATTTTACAGACAGCCAAAGTTCAAGTGAGTGGTAGTGATGGTACTGTTGTCACTGCTCAGGTAATGTTTGATAATGGTGCAGACAGATCATATGTTAGTAGCAAATTTGTAAAGAAGTGTAAACCACAGTGGATCACTAGTGCACCTATGCCATACTCTAGTTTTGGGGGTCATAGTAGTGGAAAAAATGAACACAGAAATGTTTATGAGTTAAAGTTGTGGGACTCCGACAAGAAATTGGTACCTATCATTGCTGCGGAGATTCCCAGAATATGTCAGCCCTTGGTTAGGCCTGTTGTACCATATTCAGTGCTTAACTCTTTTTCTCATGTTGCATTAGCTGATGATTACCACCATGATTCTCCCATTGAGATTGATATACTGATTGGTCTAGATTTCTACTGGACACTGATTTCTCCTGTAGATGCCTTCCAAATTAACCATGTTGTAGCCATGAAGTCTGTCTTTGGTTATGTCTTGAGTGGCAGGCTGTATGAAACCACTCGCACTTGTACGTATTCTGTACCACAATTATTGTGTATCTCCTCTGTTTCAGATTCAGATTTGTTTGTAGTTTTGGGATCTGGAAACTGTTAGGGCGTTAAGCCTAGGGAACTTGTTGAAAGTTATAGTGAGACtaaagttttcaaagaatttgaGAGTACAGTGAAGTTTGTGAATGGTCGCTATGAGGTTGCACTGCCATGGAAGGATGATTCTGCtaaagaaaaacttttgaataatgAAGTCATAGCTCATAAAAGGTTAAGTAAGCTAATGGTTAAGTTAGAACAAAATAAGGAGCTTAAGAAAGAGTATCAAAAAGTGTTTGATagttatgagtctgatcacatgatAGAAGAGGTACCAAGACGGGAAATTTCAGGTGTGAATCCAGTGTACTATATGCCTCATCGTCCAGTAGTGAAGTTAAGCAGTTCAAGTACTAAGATAAGGCCTGTGTTTGATGCCTCTGCCTCTTGTTACAATGGTGTATCATTGAATGACTGTTTGTCCTCAGGCCCATCACTCAATCCTGACTTGGTTGAGGTGCTCATTCGCTTTCGTCGTTGGCCCATTGCTGTTACAGCTGATATAAGAAAGGCATTTCTGCAAATTAGTGtacaagagaaagacagagatgtTCATAGATTTTTGTGGCCAAGAGACGATGGTACAATACGGCACATGAGATTCACACGTGTACCCTTTGGTAACACCGAGCCCATTTCTGTTAAATGCCACTATCAAACATCATTTGGATAAGTATCCCCCCACTAGTGTAGTGCAAGATTTGAAGGCTAACATGTATACAGACAATTGGTTGAGTGGTGCGGATTTTGCTGTAGAAGCAGCTGATAAATTTTGTGAAGCCTGTAGCATTTTTGCTGATGCTAGTATGGACCTTACAAAGCTTGTGTCAAATAGTTTGCTGATTACTTCTCAGTTATATGACAAGGTACCATTTATAAATTCTGATGGATGTAATACTGTATTAGGCCTTAAGTGGTGTAACTCACAGGACAGTTTCTCCTTTGATGGCATAACCTCAGATTCTGTTGTAGAAGTAGTCTCTACTAAGCGAAGCATCCTTAGTGTGATAGCTAAGATTTTTGACCCTTTAGGATTAATTAGTCCATATGTTATGTACGGCAAGATACTTTTTCAGGAACTCTGGAAACTGGGTCTGACTTGGGATCAAGAAATGCCATCAGAGTTGAAGCATAAGTTTCAGAAATGGCTTCTTAGTAGTcaacattttaagaattttcagaTAGATAGATGTTATTTTCCACAAAAGGCCTGGGAGAAGCTTAGTCATATGGAGCTACATGGGTTTGGCGATGCTTCTGAAAAGGGCTATGGGGCTTGTGTGTACCTGCGAGTACCTGTGGAGAACAGCTCATATAAGGTGTCATTAGTATCCTCTAAGTCAAGAGTTGCACCCATAAAGACAATTACATTGCCGAGGTTAGAACTCATGGGATCTCTTTTGTGTTCAAGATTAGTCAACTTTGTGAAGAACGCCCTTAACCTAGATAACAGTGTTAGAGTTAGGTGTTGGACAGATTCTACCATTGCTTTGTCATGGATTCAAGGAGATGCTAGTAATAAGAAGGACATATTTGTAGCTAATCGGGTAAAGGAAATCAGAGAGTTAACACCTCCAAGTTGCTGGCAACATTGTGGAAGTAAGGACAATCCAGCTGACCTGATAACACGGGGTCTTTTGGTGGACAATCTTGTGGATAGTACTATGTGGTTCTATGGGCCTAGTATGTTAAAAGACACCCTATACCAGGTAAGGGAAGGTAACACAATTgttaaagataaagaagaaataagCACAGAAAGCACTGTTGCCTGTCTCAATGTACAAGGAGTGCCAAAAAACCCTTTGATAGATTTAGATCGATTCAGTAAATTAAGCAAGGTGTTAAGAGTTACAGCTTATGTCTTAAGATTTATCAGAAATTGTAAAATTAGTCAAAATAAAGTGGAGGGCCCTCTCATTACTGAAGAGATTGATTTTGCTAAATTGAAGTTGATTTACTGCATCCAAAGAGAAGTGTTTTCTGTAGAAATAAAGGCACTTTTAGGTAACAAGGCTATTCCTCAATGGTCTAAATTAAGAAATCTTGACCCCTTTCTAGATGATAAAAGATTATTAAGAATTAAGGGTCGTCTTGAGTTTTCTAACTTAGACTATGACACTAAACATCCTGTCATAATTCCCAAGGGTCAATTTGCTAAGTTGTTGATCAGATTTCAGCATGAGTTTTTGAAGCATGCAGGTGTGGATACTGTAATTTCATCCCTACGGAATAGCTTTTGGATTATAGGAATGAGGAGATTAGCTAAGACAGTAATGAAGGAATGTTTAAGTTGCCGTTGGCATGATTCAAAACCTTGCAGTCAACCTGTGGCTCCATTACCCAAAGAAAGAGTAAAGTCTTCTCCACCCTTTGATGTAACAGGCTTAGATTATGCAGGCCCTCTTTTTTGTGCCGATTGTCCTAGTAAGAAATTTTATGTATTATTGTTCACTTGTGGTGTTGTACGAGCCGTACACCTAGAGCTTACAGAATCTTTATCCTTGTCTGACTGCTTATTGGCTATAAGAAGATTTGTTGCCAGGAGAGGTTTACCTAGTATCATATATTCAGAAAATGCAAAGACTTTTGTAGCTGCTAAATATGAGGTACAAAGGATGTATAGCCACTTGGCTCCCAAATGGAACTTTATAGCCCCTCGTGCTCCCTGGTGGGGCGGCTGGTGGGAGAGGCTCATTAGGTCGGTTAAGCTTTCTTTGAGAAAGACACTAAATCTGAACTATGTAAGTAAGAGTGAATTAGAAACTATACTAGTAGAAATAGAATCATGTATTAATTCTAGACCGTTGACTTATGTGAGTGATGAACCTGATTCCATTCACTATCTCACTCCCTCACATTTTATCCTAGGACGAGCCTCACACTGTAAATCCTTAATAAATGTAGAGCCATGTAAGGTGACTTCCAGGGACTTGAATGAAAGAGAAGTTGTAAGAAACCAGAAGCTAGAACATTTTTGGAAACTTTGGAGTAACAATTATATAACTAATTTGCCTCAAGTTGTAAAAGGATTCAATAAGAAATGTGATTTGTCTAAGGGTGACCTTGTGTTGATAAAAGAGGATAACATTCCTAGATTGAAGTGGCCTCTTGGGGTTATTGTAGATGTGTTTAAAGGTAAAGATGGACTTGTAAGAAGTGTAAGGATCAAAACTAAAAGGGGAGAGGTGACTAGACCCATTCAAAGATTGTATGATCTAGAAGTAGGTAGATCCGAAGATTTGATTACTGCTGATGCATCCTGTGATGATCTTGATAGAGATGTATGTGATAATCCTCAAATGCCCATGTATACTGTGAGTGATGATGATGTACTTCCTAGGTCTAAGTCTGGTAGAGTAATTAAGCCCCCTACTAAGTTAGATTTATAGTCACTGTAAATCATGCAGTTGTGCATGTCAGGTAAAACTTAATGTGAttgttagtttgtgaaacaacACTACTAATTTTCATTGGGGATTTTTCTGTCAGATATAATTTAGATAAGGTCCAAGTTGTGCTCTTTAATAGGTGGCTTCGTCCCCTATTGCCGGGAGAatgttgaatttagaaaggtAGTTTTCTGCATATTTACTTGAGAGAAGTTTTCTTTAGTATACCTGAAATAGCActgccattttctttcatacactcaggttccaatgttttttctgttttttgtttattaagtgttTCCTCCTGTTTTCTTACTTGAAGTGTATATTGAAGTACAAGTAATTTAGTATTTGGTATTTACTAGTCAACACATTTATGAGTATGAATTTAGCAACTAATTTTGCACAATGTACCTGTTATTATGTTTACTTAAGAGttaagttgttttaataaaattagaGTTCACAACACAAACATGGTGTTTCCTTGAGCCAGGCGCTCTCCTCAATTCATTTACCTTCCTGCACGATGTGGGCTTAAAGAAACCCCCACAATGCGGAACAACCCTTCACTCCCGGCAGGGGATCCCCTGAAGCATTCCAGTGTAGTATACCAATATCAGTGCCCTATACGTGGATGTCTTAGAACATATATTGTTATGACTATGCAGCTTGCAAAGTGGATTTCATGTCATGTACAAGAGGGCGTGATTAAGACCCATGCCCTCACCTGTCACAAGCTTTGGAAAATCATAAGCAAGGAATAAGGTATTCTGATCTTTGATGAGAATATGGATTCGTCGACTCATTGTCATAAACCCATCCAACCACCAACCATCACTGAAGAGGAGAATAAATCTACAGGATCTCTTTCCAGTGAAGACAACTCCCATCAAGAGATGTCTGATGAAGAGCATTGTACAACTGAAACCTTTTCAAGTGATGGAAACAGAAATACCAAGTCCTGCCCCTTCTGTGTTGGAAGATGAATTCAATACTGAAGAATGGACCATTCTTCGTAAAAAGTAGAAAGCCTTCAGAAAAACATAAATTCGAGATGAAAGAGCCCTCCCTTCTTCCCAACAAATCTCCTGCAATCAATCCATCTACACCTCTTCCAAAATACAGAGCCTCCTATGCTTAGAtaacaaaattggaaaaatgaAATCCAAACCTGAAGATGTCTGTTAAACCAAAGAGCAGAGACACTGAAGAGATTCTTCGAGGCAATACTGTTTTTTAACTCCTAGAAGCGATGTAGAAAATCAACCAAGCAGTTATCTGCAGGTATCCAGTCACACTGCCTCTAGACCCAATTCTACAGCTGAAAAATATTCTAGATGCAAAAAGATACACTTGAAAATATGGTACCCCCGCAAGAAAGGTCATCGCCATCTTTTAAGGAGAAATTCCCAAACAAGTCTCCCTTGAAATATGGAGACCACAGCAGCCGCTGCACAGCCACAAAGAGTTGTAGTATATGCAGCAAACCACATCCCACCAAACAATGAAAGCAGATGCCCGAACTGTTCTCTTCAGCATCATGCATGGAACAAAAAGTGGAAGTTTAGACTTGAAAAAATTGCTAAGATCAAAGCAACCGCTCAATTTCCACCTCCCACAAAACCTTCACAAACCACTCCAAAACCAAATGAAGGAGATGGAATGACTATGATGGAATTACCAAAAGAAGTCAATGCTGCACTACACAAGATAGCCAACGACAAATCCGTGCCCAGAGGAATAGTGTCTAGTGCTACAGAGCCTCCCCCTTCCCTATCTTCCAATCCTAAACCCCCGTCCACCTCTAAGGTTTCAGTCCTCCTTCCCAGACCCATCCCTCACAACCTTCTCCTTCCACTTCTGACAGCTCAGACAGTGCCAAAAGAGCGCGCAAATCGAAGGAATAATCGTTGTCTTCGAACTTCTTTCAGGGAAACCTATAGACAGAGAGACACTGCAAAGCTGTATACAACCTCACCTTATTCAAATTTTCAAACCCAAGCACCTACTGTTCAATTCGAACCGCATCTGCTCCTCCTAACATCCCATCCTTTTTCCTCTTCTCCAGATATCAAAACGGGTGGTACAGAGAAGAGCAACATCTCACCTTAGCCAATCTCAAGTGAGCAATACCTAATGGCATACAACCATCCACTGTATAAACAAAATGTCATACATTTACCACATTACAACATTCATCACATCCCAAGGAACTTtgattcccaaactttttctgtaactgaaattttatcctttccttgccacgctctcctacttactgggacttgcTTCTATAACACTTTATCCCccactaaatattttgatttttggcCCAGTGGTTAAATTGAGCCGAATAGTATGTTGCAGAGAAAAATACTACATCATcgccagttacgggctgctggaagcaagagcccgtgccagcataaggctggcttaatctttctGTGCAGAAGAATTTCAGTCCCACAACACGTGCCCGACGAAGTCCTTCTTGGTTAAGGGCGAACGTTacaagaagagaggagaaagagagagagagaaagagagagatagagaggagcaGACtcccctgagcaagaggaatcgaGAAAGAGTCAATTAGTATCTTTTGTCGATTAGGCTCATGATCTAATTTTTACtgcattttgaataatatattcaatttgacaaaataCCACGTTTGTTACATGAATCCCCCGTTTGGCGTTTTAATAGTAAATTtgaatacagaagaaaagtcagtaataagaagaatagagaaacttcaatgcaaaataaacgcggctgaactAACCATTATTtaaggaataataatgataattattatgataacaataataatacatagtcGAAAATACACATTGGTTGACttgataaaaatacagaaaactgaatatattctttttaatacggccaaaaatattttctgtaacGACGATGATTAACCACTGACTCCCTTTTTCGAAGGTATTTCAGAAACTGTTCAGTTTAAAAGAACATTTAAGGAACACTGGTATTTGACGAAAATAGCATGTTTAAAATGTCCGGATTAAGAATAAACAGGATACATGGTAATGCTCCAATATTTGATATAACTTGCTTAGAAAATACCTCTTTTATAATTTCTGTAGTACAAAGCTAAGGCCTGTATATAGTTGATATATGTTTTCAAGATAAGTAAATGTTGACTCAGTAACCCACGTTCATGACTTTACCCAAAGAAAAAATTTTCACATTGTTAATTACTGTACGGCCAGGCGAAATTTCAACATAAGTCTTGATGcacctgttttgtttttatttacttgcaTTTATCCTGTATATTGATAATCTATGAAAAATTACTAATCTCGGTATCGCGAGGATGATCCTATAATGAAGACTTAGTTTTGTAGATATATTATGTTTAAAGATGTTAATAGTACAACATGTTTCATTGCATCTTtcgt
Coding sequences within it:
- the LOC135211427 gene encoding uncharacterized protein LOC135211427 — encoded protein: MYTDNWLSGADFAVEAADKFCEACSIFADASMDLTKLVSNSLLITSQLYDKVPFINSDGCNTVLGLKWCNSQDSFSFDGITSDSVVEVVSTKRSILSVIAKIFDPLGLISPYVMYGKILFQELWKLGLTWDQEMPSELKHKFQKWLLSSQHFKNFQIDRCYFPQKAWEKLSHMELHGFGDASEKGYGACVYLRVPVENSSYKVSLVSSKSRVAPIKTITLPRLELMGSLLCSRLVNFVKNALNLDNSVRVRCWTDSTIALSWIQGDASNKKDIFVANRVKEIRELTPPSCWQHCGSKDNPADLITRGLLVDNLVDSTMWFYGPSMLKDTLYQVREGNTIVKDKEEISTESTVACLNVQGVPKNPLIDLDRFSKLSKVLRVTAYVLRFIRNCKISQNKVEGPLITEEIDFAKLKLIYCIQREVFSVEIKALLGNKAIPQWSKLRNLDPFLDDKRLLRIKGRLEFSNLDYDTKHPVIIPKGQFAKLLIRFQHEFLKHAGVDTVISSLRNSFWIIGMRRLAKTVMKECLSCRWHDSKPCSQPVAPLPKERVKSSPPFDVTGLDYAGPLFCADCPSKKFYVLLFTCGVVRAVHLELTESLSLSDCLLAIRRFVARRGLPSIIYSENAKTFVAAKYEVQRMYSHLAPKWNFIAPRAPWWGGWWERLIRSVKLSLRKTLNLNYVSKSELETILVEIESCINSRPLTYVSDEPDSIHYLTPSHFILGRASHCKSLINVEPCKVTSRDLNEREVVRNQKLEHFWKLWSNNYITNLPQVVKGFNKKCDLSKGDLVLIKEDNIPRLKWPLGVIVDVFKGKDGLVRSVRIKTKRGEVTRPIQRLYDLEVGRSEDLITADASCDDLDRDVCDNPQMPMYTVSDDDVLPRSKSGRVIKPPTKLDL